The genomic region TAGTCTCTTTTTGGGGTCCATATGTGTAATTGTCATACATGATTGCATTCCTTAAATCACAACCAAATTAAGCTTTAGTGACACAAAAACCGGAATGCATCATATTGCATATCGAAACTTCACAACTGAAAAGAATTACTTGGTGATACTTTGTGTAACCTAGTAGTTTtgcttaaaattcaattaagacAATGATGCATGTGTGCATATCAAGTTTTGTTTGTTCATCTCTTTTTCTCGAGCCATTTACTTTCCTCAGTAGCAGGCATTGACAATGGCCTTTTTTCCCGATCATTTTGACAGTTTATTTTCATTGCTGCTGCAAAGTATTGTGTTGATATTGCAACTCATCAACACGGCTGTTGTGTATTGCAACGATGCATCACTCATTCCACCGGGGAATATCGAGATAATTTGGTTGAAGAAATATCCTCCAATGGACTTCTACTTGCACAGGACGCATATGGGTAAGTATCTCTGCTTGCATTTTCCCgggaagaaagaaaaggaaaaagtaaaCTTGACTTTCATAATTTTGACATGTAGTTGTttatacaattataaatttctgGTTTACCGAGTAGCCAAACTTTCTGGTTTGACTGATAATGCAAAATAGTGCAGTAAGCTGAAAATCTTCTTTGCATGTTTGAATGTATTAATGGCTTATTTTGTATCATGGACTTGTATTACGATAATAAATTCAGACATTAAACATGCTGAGCAAGTTATCATATCGGTTTAGTGTTCATATTGTTATCGGAAAACAACTGTTTGTTCTTGGTTGGCCTATATTGTAACGAGACTGATCAGTTCATTCCAAAAACGGTATTCCCCGGTGCCCCTGAATTTGTTTTTCGTTTTGCAGAAATTATGTTGTTCAGTTCATCTTGGAATTAAAAATTCCATCTGCCACTTCAACTTTGATCTCTCAATTTGAAGGGAACTACGTGCACCTCTCGTCTCAGAAGTTCAGCAGTCACGTGGTCGAAAAATGTCTCATGGTGTTAAATGACGAGAGCCGGTCGAAACTCATTCATGAATTGCTGTCTACAGCTCACTTTGAACGATTGCTTCAAGATCCGCATGCAAACTACGTCGTGCAAACCGCTCTCCGTGTATCCGAGGTTCGAGAATCAATCACTTTTCCCATTATTTACAAAACCCCCACTCCCTTGTTTtgattcttcatttttcttctttatattAGGGACCTCTGCACAATTCACTCGTAGAAGCAATTGAGTCCCATAAAGCAATATCACGCAACAGCCCGTATTCGAAGAGGATTCTCTCTCAGAAGCTACTCAAAAAGTGAATGTACATTCTCCCCCTTtactttttgttgttttgtgtcAACTAAAACtatcatctatatatatatatatggaaaaacCGGACTTGAAACCGTAAAAACGAGCTCTCGCGTTTAACCTGAGGAAGAGTTTTTGTCTTCTAAAAATGGCATGGGAAATCCCCTTCCATGTGCTCCAAAGAgtgtaaaagataaaaaagcaATTTTGAACTATAAAGTTGCTTAATTTTTGGACATTGTATTATTTATGTTGTCTTGTTGATCTTTATCTATGGTATTTGGATGTTTTCTTTTGCAATTGTACAATGTAAAGAATGTTAGgggtttttttcttcttgtttcgGTTCCGTAGTTTGGAAATCGAGGAAGAAAGGGTTGCAGATCTTGAGATTCGAGTCTTTGATTTATAAGATCTTACTTATTAAAGAGTGATTGTATGAACCAACTGAATGCAACAAAtcgaagtttttttttttttttcactttggaAATAATGAAAGGGTTGAGAATTTCAAGGTTCAAATATCGGATTTGCGATACGAACCAAATTTTGATTACAACTCGTATTCGACATTCATTccgttttttaaaaagattagtTGTGTAAACCAAACCTTGATTACAAACTCGTATTTGACATTCATTCTTTCTAAGTTTTCGAGATTCAAATATAGATTACCTTTCAAAAGTTTAGTggtatgaatcaaatttttatttcgaACTCATATTTGACATTGAAGAAAGTGCGCTCTctcaaaatagtggaaattcatttcattttttaaaagaaagattagttgtatgaatcaaattttgattacaTGCTCGAATTCGATATTGAATCTCATGAAAAAAAGTGgattttaatattgtatttttaattatatttaatttaattataacctCGAATTTGACATTCATCTAATATTagaaacattatttaaaaagaaaaaaaccttaTTTACAGTTTgatctaaattattatttaataattataaaatatataaatattaatataaaatcttacaaaatattcattctcaattaaatttcaatcgattaatttattaaaaaaatcatttaaaaactgATGTATGGGCAAAAAAAAACACagttacaataattaaaatagtatttaattaattaattttaaaattatgaaccCGACAAGACCAAGTAACCTACGGGAAGTAGCGCGTCATAAAATATTCCTCGCCAAGTGGTTCGGGACACGTGTCGACATTCCGAACCATACACCTGACGTCAACCAATCACGTCGCTGAAACTGATTGGATCTAATCGGCCTACCCTCATTCCACGTGTCCTTCTTAGCTTCATTTCCCTTCacgttttaatttttttgaaaattaaatcatacattttaataaataaaagtttctaaaataaTAGACCCAATTAATACATTTTGTTAGCtgcaaaatattattaattcttATGATTCTatgtgatttaaatttttttgcccaatattaattttcaagaaacattatttaataattttattttcgacatataaaaaatattatcttataaaTTATGTATGGACAGATCGAGTCaagcttaattttttaaaattctatttggGTCGGACTTGGacagaaaaataaactcatattttcTATTGCGCTAAACTTAGTTAAAGAGAATAAgtagaatattagaatttggtTTGAATCCGACCCAACTCAACCGtgaatttatgtatttaatttatattttactaataaaaaGAATACACAAAAATGATCTGACATTCGTTAAATTATATTGTGAGTTCTTGTACTATGTGTAATTTgtgaatttagtccttgtactttaatttggtcggtccctgtattttagaattttgaaattttagctatggaaaaaaatatagatattaaattcattaattttactatttctaaATTATTATCGAGACATATTATCACGTATGTAATGTCatgtcaatttattattttcatatattacttACTAATGGCTAGTTAAAGAATTTAACGGTTGTTGATTTGCGTTATAgttggaattttaaaatttgaaaagtataaggaagaagaatgatcaaattgaagaaCATTGACTAAATCTAAAACTTTATGTATagtacaagattgatggtagaatTTAACTGAACAGATTTAGCTACTACCACTTGAGTCATGATTTAAGTtgaacaattttaaaaagtacagGAATTAAAATGGACTAAATGAAAGTTATAGTATATAGACTAAATTCATAACTTACACATAGTACCGAGGTTGATAGCCGAATTTGACATGGCTAAAACATTTGGTCGTTGGCTTGAAACAATGTCTTGAAATTGTAAGGCCATACGATATCGATAGTTCCGCTCCACATTAGCTTTGCAAATTGCTGGTAGGCCTTTTCCGAGAAATGGTAGGCATCGAAAAAGAGATAATCGTCGGGGTTCTCACATAAAATGAATTCTGTTACCCCTCTCTTCCCTCCGCAGCTATAAACACCTCTGCCTTCACCGTACCCACAACATGCTGTCGCATCCTTGAAACCTTTCATATCACCACCCACAGAGAACATCTTATTATTCCGGACTCAATGTGAATGTTGAATGTAGAAACTGacacaaatatttcaaatatttaagcATGTAGAAATTTGACACAAATAGTTCATAGCCTGTTCGTGATATATTGCAGTGAGCATTGGCAATGAAAGTGTTGAAACTAACCTTGTCAATTGGGCAAATCGGATAAATCTAGATTAAatgaatttgagttttaaagatTTCAAGTGATAGATCAATTTCgagttttgattattttaaatttgaagcttAGACTTTTCAAATCGGTTCAtttaagtttagattattttgtgTTGAGATGAGAGAGAGATGTGCTAACATTACCATATTTTGAAGGGTTGTTTAACCTCTCACTAACAGATTCAAAGAAATTATAGTGGGCATATTTGAACCCATTAAGCTTCTCCTTCAGCTCGTTTAGGGCTTTGGGAAACCCTGAATTGTGCAGTTCTGCTAATTGTGTGATTCCATTAATGCAACAGCCCCCATTCTGTGCCTTTATGTATGGCAAACAACCCAATGGCATCATCTCCATGAACCCAAATTTCCTCCCTCCTTTCTTGTATATTTCCTGAAACCAGATAAAACCCCGATTTCAAGCAATTTCAGCTAAGAAAATAGaatgaaaaagttacaaaaaatttggattttttaagggttaaatcaTTGTTTGGAGCTTGAACTTGGCAACTATTTTCACATTGGGGcctgaactttttttttgtctaagttaGTTCTTGAACTTGACAGTTGTTTCCACATTAGGACCTGaactttttttgtccaagttagtcattgatatttcattgaaaaccctaaagTTAAGGCCCTAATATGGAAACAATTGACAAGTTCAAGGACTAACTTTGACAAAAAAAGTTCATGCCTCAATGTGAGAACTATTGCCTTGTTAAGGCCCCTATATgggaacaattgtcaagttcgGAGGctaatttagacaaaaaaaaaagttcaagcctCAATGTGTTTAGGTCCCGGTATTGGAACAATTACCAAGTTCATGGattaatttggacaaaaaaaaattcaagcccCAATGTGAAAACAATTGCCTAGTTTAGGCCTCAATACGGGAACAATTACTAAGTTTAAGAactaatttagacaaaaaaaaattcaaaccgaGAATTGTTAAATTTAGGCCCAAAGTAGTGATTtaaattagggtaaactacaaaaatagtcacttttgtttgtctcatgttacattttagtcacttatgtttgaaatgttacgttttagtcacttatgttattattttgttacgaagtgatcactcttcCGTTAAGTTTCGTTATCTCCTTAACGgtaatcctacgtggcagtctaaCTAGATTTTAAGTGCCAACTTAGATTTCCTAAtgggatgaaaatagatttttaattaattaaaaaatttaaaccctaaatcttagttAAAAAACCGTTCATCTCCctccttttttaattttctttaagggGTTTCTCTAAGACAAATTATGCACCTGTAAAGGACATCAAAGGAAACGGCAGCACGAGCATGTCCAAGGTGACTGAAATCATAGTCAGTGACACCGCAGACATACATGTGAACTTTTCCAGGGGTTTTGGGCTTGAAAACCTCTTTTTGCTGAGTCATGGTATTGTAAACAACAAATTGGAATTCTTGGGTTTCCTTCCTAGCCATCGGTTTAgaagtttttttttggtttgtttctTGCTTTGAGGGATCTATTCTGACCCTAAAAAGttacccatttttctaaaaacttaaaTCACATGTAAATTAGTATGAATCTCCAACACCCTACATCAATGGCAAAAAAAGAGTTCATAGCTTTTGAGACGCTTTAACAGTGAATTCATGCTTTAATAAATGGGAACCTTTAAACAGTGAATTTCAACACCCtacatcaataaaaaaaagaagttcaagctttaaaaaaaattgttaaccccagtaaagttaaaaaaataactgGGAATTCAAACTTTTGAGACACTTTAACAGtgaattcaaaacttaaaatccaTGTGTCTCTCATTCAAAAAATAGACCAAAGAAACAATCTTTAACAATgaattcaatataacattaaacattaaagaaacaaaacGATGCATTAAGTGATTGAAGAATGAAAAGAACTCACCAATTAATCAAGAAACTAAAGATGCAAAAACCCAAGTGCGGGAGATGAACGGTTTTTTAaataagatttagggtttaaattttttaattaattaaatttttttaattaaaaatcaattctcATCCCATTAGGAAATCCAAGTTGGCACTTAAAATCTAGttagactgccacgtaggattaccgttagggagataacggaacttaacggaagagtgatcacttcgtaaaaaaataataacataagtgactaaaacgtaacatttcaaacataagtgactaaaatgtaacctgaggcaaacaaaagtgactatttttgtagtttaccctttaaattattatttttttaactatgAAACTTACTTTGACAGCAAGAGTCAAATTGCCAATCACCATGGAAACAAACTCTTCATTCGAGACCACAGTTGAGTTTTTTGTCAAATAATCATTGCCTCCTATGCCAATCAAATAAACAGCTTTGGACAACAAATTTTTGGCCTTTGCTACACCAAGCTCATGTCTCAATGATGTCTCAACTTTCTTGAAGTATTTTATTTGTGTTCCCAAATCTACAACCTGAATTTGACTTtggtttttaatctaaatatgGAAACAAAATAAAGCTTAAAATTAAAGGAGAAAACTATGTTGTAACATACTAATCCTTGATGAGTTTCAAGTAGGGCACCAGCTCCGGCAGATGCAAAGTTCACCCCATTTCTAAACTCAGGGTTTCCTGGTTTTAAATATGGTGGAATTAATGGTAACCCTGCAAATTGAGCTGTAACAAAATTGTAAGTTTAATGAATTTTCTGATCCAAACTTAAAAATCCGAAATTTAACTCTGCTATACTTAAAAAAAGATGACATTCAGTAAGTGTACAACAGTTTAATATCTCGGAGCTTAGCTTGATTGGTTCATATGATCATCCTTAGAGAGATGGCGTTCAATAAGTTTGGATTTTAGTTTGATATCTATAATCCTTCTCTTCATAttacatttttgttttatacATGCTGGAATTTATTGATCTAAACTAGACATGTTCAAGGGTTAGGTTACATTCCCAAACTTGAAGGTCTGCCCCGAAATTTGgaggtttgaaaaaaaaaggtccatttaaaaaatgggccgagTTTAGGCTCCAATATTCAAAACTCGAGTTGAATCCAGCTCGACCCTTTTTCAAGTTTATGATatgttgttttttgttttttatattagtAATTTATATCATGTGGAAACTAAGATATATTATGCTATAAACTTGGGTTAGCTGTGGGATTAGGCAAAATTTGAAGTCCATATTCCGGAAGAGGCTGAGCTTGGACAACTACATATGGTATTTGTTGACACATTTGGAGGCAAAATTTTATGGTTGTTTCAGTGGCTAAAACGTAGCCACAACTTCAAGCATTGTTTTATTACCCTGTCTATTTTCAGAGTTGacaaattttagaataaaagcATTGAACTATCTGTATTGAAGATATTTAGGCAAGTTAAAACCCAAAACATGAAGGCAATTGAGTTAAAATTGAAGACTTGAAAATTGGTTCTTGCATATCAAGTTTGATCACTTGCGGAACAAGTAAAATCTCTTTCTATATTTGAAGACATTGAATTACACCAAGAGtcttatgaaattattatcttgtgctaatttttagttttactttataGAAAAGTTCTTAAACTATGATTCATATGTAAGCAAAATTTAAGTAGTGTATAAGCTTAACTTTTGTCTAGGTTAAAGACATCGAGAGATTAACGAGAGCACAAATTTGTTCAAGTTAGGAATGTGTTATGTGTGCATTATTTTTGTAATCAATCAAGAGGGTTTCTTGTATTGCAAAATTAAGCTTTCAACAATGTTAGCCTTTCAAGGGGAAGCTTAGTGAGAGAGTGATCTAGTCTTTGTACAACAATGAGGACACTAAATTGGTCAGAGTTAGACTAATGTTAGGACTTAAATCATTGGTTGCACTATGAGAAAGATAGTAGATCATTGCTCTGGGTAAGGCCTTGTAGACATAGATTGAGGTTGAATTGTGTAAATAAAATCTCGATATTCATCTTAACGTTTATGCACTTTTGATTTCGTGGTTGAAACTATGGCCACAATTTCTATTTGCTAAGTCAGTACCCCTCATTTCTACAGTATTGATACCATGCATAGGATTGACCTAAATTCGACCTAAGTTGGCCCACAAACATCTCTAATTAAAACTCGAAGTGTTTTGAGTCTTTAACAACTCAGAGATATTCAACAAGTCAGGGTTCGAATTCCAACATCCACAATCTCgtttat from Gossypium raimondii isolate GPD5lz chromosome 1, ASM2569854v1, whole genome shotgun sequence harbors:
- the LOC105773689 gene encoding GDSL esterase/lipase 2 isoform X1, which translates into the protein MMAKSISCQCICFFLSVVFIFVNLISCHNNKIELHHENHVALFIFGDSLLDNGNNNYISTILDFRANFWPYGETFFNYPTGRFSDGRLIPDFIAQFAGLPLIPPYLKPGNPEFRNGVNFASAGAGALLETHQGLVVDLGTQIKYFKKVETSLRHELGVAKAKNLLSKAVYLIGIGGNDYLTKNSTVVSNEEFVSMVIGNLTLAVKEIYKKGGRKFGFMEMMPLGCLPYIKAQNGGCCINGITQLAELHNSGFPKALNELKEKLNGFKYAHYNFFESVSERLNNPSKYGFKDATACCGYGEGRGVYSCGGKRGVTEFILCENPDDYLFFDAYHFSEKAYQQFAKLMWSGTIDIVWPYNFKTLFQANDQMF
- the LOC105773689 gene encoding GDSL esterase/lipase 2 isoform X2 produces the protein MMAKSISCQCICFFLSVVFIFVNLISCHNNKIELHHENHVALFIFGDSLLDNGNNNYISTILDFRANFWPYGETFFNYPTGRFSDGRLIPDFIGLPLIPPYLKPGNPEFRNGVNFASAGAGALLETHQGLVVDLGTQIKYFKKVETSLRHELGVAKAKNLLSKAVYLIGIGGNDYLTKNSTVVSNEEFVSMVIGNLTLAVKEIYKKGGRKFGFMEMMPLGCLPYIKAQNGGCCINGITQLAELHNSGFPKALNELKEKLNGFKYAHYNFFESVSERLNNPSKYGFKDATACCGYGEGRGVYSCGGKRGVTEFILCENPDDYLFFDAYHFSEKAYQQFAKLMWSGTIDIVWPYNFKTLFQANDQMF